A region from the Populus trichocarpa isolate Nisqually-1 chromosome 18, P.trichocarpa_v4.1, whole genome shotgun sequence genome encodes:
- the LOC7489455 gene encoding bHLH transcription factor RHL1, which translates to MQPCSREMQGINSLLNPSSQIPLQDLQNQQNPSQIQNSHFDPNSSSNDDFLEQMLSNIPPCSWPDLKSPWDLTMPINNNDSSNSIAKPRDLSDETAPSNTDNSNLGFHNNFDESVILASKLRQHQISGGGGAAAAAKMMLQQQLLMAAARGVLPQNDVIDGSSFKGGDGSMQGLFNGFGAGSMNGTGQASNQSMQHFNHPQGGAMQAQNFGAQGAATTAVMNQPQASGSNGGAPAQPRQRVRARRGQATDPHSIAERLRRERIAERMKALQELVPNANKTDKASMLDEIIDYVKFLQLQVKVLSMSRLGGAAAVAPLVADMSSEAGGDCIQASADGGSLSRTSNGNQTARTNDSSLTVTEHQVAKLMEEDMGSAMQYLQGKGLCLMPISLATAISTATCHNRSPAINNNHHALLQSNGEGPASPSMSVLTVQSATMGNVGGDGGAVKDAASVSKP; encoded by the exons ATGCAGCCTTGTAGTAGAGAAATGCAAGGGATTAACTCGCTCTTAAACCCATCATCACAAATCCCTCTACAAGACCTTCAAAACCAACAGAACCCTTCGCAGATCCAAAACTCTCACTTTGATCCCAATTCATCCTCGAATGATGATTTTCTTGAACAAATGCTGTCTAATATTCCTCCTTGTTCATGGCCTGACCTCAAGTCTCCTTGGGACCTCACCATGCCCATTAATAACAACGACAGCAGCAACTCTATAGCCAAACCTAGAGACTTGTCGGATGAAACCGCACCATCTAATACCGACAATAGTAATCTTGGGTTTCATAATAACTTTGATGAGTCTGTAATTTTGGCTTCTAAGCTGAGACAACACCAGAtcagtggtggtggtggtgctgcCGCCGCCGCTAAAATGATGCTACAACAGCAGCTTCTGATGGCTGCTGCTCGCGGCGTCCTCCCTCAAAATGACGTCATTGATGGCTCCTCCTTTAAG GGAGGAGACGGTTCAATGCAAGGATTGTTTAATGGTTTTGGTGCTGGATCTATGAACGGAACTGGTCAGGCGTCGAACCAGTCCATGCAACATTTTAACCATCCCCAG GGAGGGGCTATGCAGGCACAGAATTTTGGGGCTCAAGGGGCAGCCACCACGGCTGTGATGAACCAACCTCAAGCAAGTGGCTCCAATGGTGGTGCACCAGCTCAACCTAGACAAAGGGTTAGGGCTAGAAGAGGTCAAGCAACGGACCCACATAGCATAGCTGAAAGG TTACGAAGGGAGAGAATTGCAGAAAGAATGAAAGCTCTGCAAGAGTTGGTGCCTAATGCCAACAAG ACAGACAAGGCTTCAATGCTTGATGAGATCATCGACTATGTTAAATTCCTGCAGCTCCAAGTCAAG GTCTTGAGCATGAGCAGATTAGGCGGTGCAGCTGCCGTTGCCCCCCTTGTTGCTGACATGTCCTCTGAG GCTGGTGGTGACTGTATCCAGGCCAGTGCCGATGGTGGGTCCCTCTCCCGTACCTCTAACGGCAACCAAACGGCCAGAACTAACGACAGCAGCTTGACGGTGACAGAGCACCAGGTGGCTAAGCTGATGGAAGAGGATATGGGCTCAGCCATGCAGTATTTACAAGGGAAAGGGCTTTGTTTGATGCCCATCTCACTCGCAACCGCTATCTCAACCGCCACTTGTCACAACAGGAGCCCCGCGATCAACAACAACCACCACGCTTTGCTCCAATCCAACGGCGAAGGGCCAGCCTCACCCAGCATGTCTGTTTTGACCGTCCAGTCGGCTACAATGGGTAACGTTGGAGGTGATGGTGGCGCTGTTAAAGATGCTGCTTCCGTTTCCAAACCGTGA